The Chitinophagales bacterium genome includes a region encoding these proteins:
- the sufB gene encoding Fe-S cluster assembly protein SufB, whose translation MASNENILDQFTTSEYKYGFISDIEQDIAPKGLNEETVRFISAKKQEPGWLLEWRLKAYRYWLTMEEPQWANIYYPEIDYQQYHYYAAPKVKPQLGSMDEVDPEIRKTFDKLGISLVEQMRLAGVAVDAVLDSVSVATTFKKKLSELGIIFCSMSEAVREHPELVQKYMGTVVPLTDNFFASLNSAVFSDGSFVYIPKGVRCPMELSTYFRMNAANTGQFERTLVIADEGSYVSYLEGCTAPMRDTNQLHAAVVELIALDNAEIKYSTVQNWYPGDKEGKGGIYNFVTKRGICSGINSKISWTQVETGSSITWKYPGVILKGDNSIGEFYSVAVTNNHQQADTGTKMIHIGKNTRSRIVSKGISSGSGNNSYRGLVKINKKATNSRNFSQCDSLLMSDHCGAHTFPYFEVNNPTAIVEHEATTSKIGEDILFYCNQRGIGTEEAINLIVNGYCKEVFNQLPMEFAVEAQKLLAVSLEGSVG comes from the coding sequence ATGGCAAGTAATGAAAACATTCTGGATCAGTTCACTACCTCGGAATATAAATACGGATTCATATCCGATATCGAGCAGGATATTGCTCCAAAAGGTTTAAATGAAGAGACAGTTCGGTTTATATCTGCCAAAAAGCAGGAGCCCGGATGGTTGCTTGAATGGAGGCTGAAAGCGTATCGCTATTGGCTGACTATGGAGGAGCCGCAATGGGCTAATATTTACTATCCGGAAATTGATTACCAGCAATATCATTATTACGCTGCTCCCAAAGTAAAGCCACAACTAGGTTCTATGGATGAAGTAGACCCTGAGATTCGAAAGACCTTCGACAAGCTCGGTATTTCATTGGTTGAGCAAATGAGGCTGGCCGGCGTTGCTGTTGATGCGGTGCTGGATAGCGTAAGTGTTGCCACTACCTTTAAGAAAAAGCTGAGTGAACTGGGAATTATTTTTTGTTCTATGAGTGAGGCTGTTCGGGAACACCCGGAACTGGTGCAAAAGTATATGGGAACGGTAGTTCCTTTAACTGATAATTTTTTTGCTTCCCTGAATTCTGCAGTTTTTAGCGACGGATCTTTTGTATACATACCAAAGGGTGTTCGTTGCCCAATGGAATTAAGCACCTATTTCAGGATGAATGCAGCGAATACCGGTCAGTTTGAGCGTACCCTGGTTATAGCCGATGAAGGGAGCTATGTCAGTTACCTGGAAGGTTGCACCGCACCTATGAGAGATACAAACCAGCTCCATGCTGCAGTGGTGGAACTTATTGCGCTTGACAATGCCGAAATTAAATACAGCACCGTTCAGAATTGGTATCCGGGTGATAAGGAGGGAAAAGGTGGTATTTACAATTTTGTTACAAAGCGCGGTATTTGCTCCGGAATAAATAGTAAGATCAGCTGGACTCAGGTGGAAACCGGTTCTTCGATCACCTGGAAGTATCCCGGCGTTATCCTAAAGGGAGATAACTCCATTGGAGAATTTTATTCTGTAGCAGTTACGAATAATCACCAGCAGGCGGATACAGGAACTAAGATGATTCACATTGGCAAAAACACCCGAAGTCGTATTGTTAGTAAAGGAATTTCTTCAGGAAGTGGTAATAATTCATACCGTGGATTGGTGAAAATCAATAAGAAAGCAACAAATTCGCGCAATTTTTCACAGTGCGATTCCCTGTTAATGTCTGATCACTGCGGAGCACATACCTTTCCATATTTTGAGGTAAATAATCCTACTGCCATCGTGGAGCATGAAGCAACCACATCAAAGATTGGTGAGGATATTCTGTTTTACTGCAATCAGCGTGGTATTGGAACAGAAGAAGCCATTAACCTTATTGTAAACGGATATTGCAAAGAAGTCTTTAACCAGTTACCTATGGAGTTTGCCGTGGAAGCCCAGAAGCTACTTGCTGTTTCTTTGGAAGGAAGTGTAGGATAA
- a CDS encoding SufD family Fe-S cluster assembly protein, protein MRKKELEIPGLNEKLLAGMHFLEAGMNGNRNSIVNRLRQPAMEKFRQSGFPSPKNEEWRFTPIESSLKKISRLSFDSRVLSSETEAFIASLEPSDAYKVIVVNSRPVFFSTPDNAGVELMSISDAQKKIPLVIEKHYGKYLSFENETFSAINTALSKDGIVLHIKDNITLDKPLHIIYAHDNHEEGNFCCSRILVVLEEGAKASITETHIALSTHFSLSNIGAEIKVSANARVDYYLVQHLAAGRHNLQNEESQQRSFSFGSGSTEASIIDNRQVSLDKDSYCNFTTVTLSGQLVRNNLNVQFDGTNGESHLYGLYLPSGNELFDNHTLVDHATPSSFSKEFYKGIISGNGKGVFNGKILVRKDAQKTNAYQNNKNLLLSDEAHVNAKPQLEIFADDVKCTHGATTGQLDQDALFYLQARGIGKNEAKKMLTVAFAADMLSQILHEPLHQQLERWIEEKLSQP, encoded by the coding sequence ATGAGAAAGAAAGAGCTGGAAATACCAGGCTTAAATGAAAAATTGCTCGCAGGAATGCATTTCCTTGAAGCGGGAATGAACGGTAACAGGAATTCCATAGTAAACCGCTTACGCCAGCCGGCGATGGAGAAGTTCCGTCAGTCAGGTTTTCCTTCACCCAAAAATGAAGAATGGCGCTTCACTCCTATTGAATCGTCATTAAAAAAAATATCAAGACTTTCTTTTGATTCCCGTGTTCTATCTTCTGAAACAGAGGCATTTATTGCTTCTTTAGAGCCATCAGATGCTTACAAAGTGATCGTGGTTAACTCCAGGCCGGTTTTCTTTTCCACTCCGGATAATGCAGGAGTTGAATTAATGAGCATAAGCGATGCACAGAAAAAAATACCCTTAGTAATAGAAAAGCATTATGGGAAATATCTGTCCTTTGAAAATGAAACATTCAGTGCGATTAATACCGCATTAAGTAAAGATGGAATTGTTCTTCACATAAAGGATAATATTACTCTTGATAAGCCTCTTCATATTATATACGCACACGATAACCATGAAGAGGGCAATTTTTGTTGCAGCAGAATTTTAGTAGTGCTGGAAGAAGGTGCAAAAGCCAGTATCACTGAAACGCACATTGCTCTTTCAACCCATTTCTCTCTTTCGAATATCGGAGCCGAGATAAAGGTAAGTGCCAATGCACGGGTAGATTACTATTTGGTTCAGCATCTTGCTGCTGGACGCCATAACTTACAAAACGAAGAATCACAACAAAGAAGTTTTTCTTTTGGATCCGGAAGCACTGAAGCATCTATAATTGACAATCGCCAGGTTTCGTTAGATAAGGATAGCTATTGCAATTTTACCACAGTTACCTTGAGCGGACAATTGGTTCGTAATAATCTCAACGTTCAATTTGATGGAACAAATGGAGAAAGTCATCTTTACGGATTATACCTCCCTTCCGGCAATGAATTGTTTGATAATCATACTCTGGTTGACCATGCAACTCCAAGTTCTTTCAGTAAAGAGTTTTACAAAGGCATCATTTCAGGAAACGGGAAAGGTGTTTTTAACGGGAAGATTTTAGTGAGAAAAGATGCTCAAAAAACAAATGCCTACCAGAATAATAAAAATCTCCTGCTTTCAGATGAAGCGCACGTAAATGCGAAACCCCAGCTGGAAATTTTTGCCGACGATGTGAAATGCACACATGGAGCAACTACCGGGCAATTGGACCAGGATGCATTATTCTATTTACAGGCAAGAGGAATCGGAAAAAATGAAGCAAAAAAAATGCTTACGGTCGCATTCGCAGCTGACATGTTATCTCAAATATTACATGAACCTCTTCACCAACAATTAGAAAGATGGATTGAAGAGAAGCTTTCCCAACCATGA
- a CDS encoding DUF59 domain-containing protein: MNNVPEIVSEKPTEFKEITRDEVVQAIKTCYDPEIPVDIWELGLIYELNVVMNNIYVRMTLTSPACPAAQSLPADVEQKLKSISGAKDVSVEVVWDPPYESSMMSDEARLELGFS, translated from the coding sequence ATGAACAATGTGCCTGAAATAGTTTCTGAAAAACCCACTGAATTTAAAGAGATTACTCGTGATGAAGTGGTGCAGGCAATAAAGACTTGCTATGACCCGGAAATACCTGTCGATATTTGGGAACTTGGACTCATCTATGAGTTAAACGTGGTAATGAATAATATTTATGTTCGCATGACTTTAACCTCACCAGCTTGCCCGGCTGCACAATCCCTTCCCGCAGATGTAGAACAAAAGCTAAAAAGCATATCCGGAGCTAAAGACGTAAGTGTTGAAGTTGTTTGGGATCCTCCATATGAATCAAGCATGATGAGCGATGAAGCAAGGCTGGAGTTGGGATTCTCATGA
- a CDS encoding cysteine desulfurase, whose amino-acid sequence MSQVLQHTESALDIDSIRSQFPILKRQVNGVPLIYLDNAATSQKPQSVIDAITNYYSELNANIHRGVHTLSQQATDAYEQSRQTIAAFINAEQHHEIIFTRGTTESINLVSNCFGKRFIQPGDEVIITEMEHHSNMVPWQMMCEEHQAVLKIIPVDANGDLIFDEFTSLVNKKTKLLAISHVSNTLGTINPVKKYIEHAHQFGTAVLIDGAQAISHMAVDVQDLDCDFYCFSGHKMYGPTGVGILYGKDKWLTEFPPYHGGGGMIKEVTLQKTIYADLPLKFEAGTPNIEGGIAIGKAIEWIQKIGIQNIEHHEQELIQYSMNALSAIPGIKFIGKSRHHASAVSFILHNIHPYDTGVILDKLGIAVRTGHHCNQPLMKCYNIPGTVRASFAVYNIIEEIDVLVKGLYKVIKMFS is encoded by the coding sequence ATGAGTCAAGTCTTACAACATACAGAATCTGCCCTTGATATTGATTCTATTCGCAGTCAGTTTCCGATCCTTAAACGGCAGGTAAACGGAGTACCTTTAATCTATCTGGATAATGCGGCTACTTCACAAAAGCCACAAAGCGTTATAGATGCAATCACTAATTATTATAGTGAATTAAATGCAAATATCCATCGCGGCGTTCATACGCTTAGTCAGCAAGCAACTGATGCATATGAGCAATCCAGGCAAACAATTGCTGCATTTATTAATGCGGAGCAACATCATGAAATAATTTTTACCCGGGGCACCACAGAGTCCATTAATTTGGTTTCAAATTGCTTTGGGAAAAGATTTATTCAGCCCGGTGATGAGGTTATCATAACAGAAATGGAACACCATAGCAATATGGTTCCCTGGCAAATGATGTGTGAGGAACATCAGGCAGTTCTTAAAATAATTCCTGTAGATGCGAATGGTGATTTGATTTTTGACGAGTTTACCTCTCTCGTTAATAAGAAAACGAAACTGTTGGCTATATCACATGTTTCGAATACGCTTGGAACAATTAATCCTGTTAAAAAATATATTGAGCATGCACATCAGTTTGGTACAGCTGTTTTAATTGATGGTGCCCAGGCTATATCGCATATGGCAGTAGATGTTCAGGACCTGGACTGCGATTTCTATTGCTTTAGTGGTCACAAGATGTATGGACCAACAGGTGTTGGCATTTTATATGGAAAAGATAAATGGCTGACTGAATTTCCTCCCTACCACGGAGGAGGCGGAATGATTAAAGAAGTAACTCTTCAGAAGACCATTTATGCCGATTTGCCTTTAAAATTTGAAGCGGGAACCCCTAATATTGAAGGCGGTATTGCAATAGGGAAAGCGATAGAATGGATACAAAAGATCGGAATACAAAACATAGAACACCATGAGCAGGAGCTGATTCAGTATTCAATGAATGCTCTCAGTGCTATTCCCGGAATAAAGTTTATTGGTAAATCCCGACATCATGCCTCAGCTGTTTCCTTTATTCTTCATAATATACATCCATATGATACTGGGGTGATTCTTGATAAACTGGGAATTGCAGTTCGCACAGGGCACCATTGCAATCAACCACTTATGAAATGCTATAATATCCCCGGAACCGTACGCGCCTCTTTTGCTGTTTACAACATCATTGAAGAGATTGACGTGTTAGTTAAAGGATTATACAAAGTGATCAAAATGTTTAGTTGA
- a CDS encoding SufE family protein: protein MEAVREMIEVEQEIIDEFELFDDWSDRYEHLINEGKSLPLIDTIYKDEDHLVKGCQSLVWLHADHGNERMHYTADSDAIITKGMIALLLRVLNDRTPDEIINAKLAFIDRINLKEHLSPGRANGLVSMLRKIKIYALAFKTTNHQT from the coding sequence ATGGAAGCCGTAAGAGAAATGATCGAGGTGGAGCAGGAAATAATTGATGAGTTCGAACTATTTGATGACTGGTCTGACCGGTATGAGCATTTGATCAACGAAGGCAAATCATTGCCGTTAATCGATACCATTTATAAAGACGAGGATCACCTGGTAAAAGGGTGTCAGAGCCTTGTATGGCTGCATGCGGATCACGGAAATGAAAGAATGCATTATACAGCAGATAGTGATGCAATTATTACAAAAGGAATGATCGCTTTGCTATTGCGGGTATTAAATGATCGCACGCCTGATGAAATTATTAATGCAAAGCTTGCTTTTATTGACCGCATCAATCTTAAAGAACACCTTAGCCCTGGACGCGCAAACGGTTTAGTGAGCATGTTAAGGAAAATAAAAATATACGCCCTCGCTTTTAAAACCACGAACCATCAAACATGA
- the sufC gene encoding Fe-S cluster assembly ATPase SufC, with protein sequence MLEIKNLRASVNGIEILRGVTLTVNEGEVHAIMGPNGSGKSTLASVLSGRDDYEVTEGEVLFDGVNLLELNVEDRARQGIFLAFQYPVEIPGVSNANFLKTAVNETRKSKGLEPMQAKEFLTMMREKMKLLEMDLKLTSRSVNEGFSGGEKKRNEIFQMAMLNPRLAILDETDSGLDIDALRIVAAGVNHLHRSDNAFIVITHYQRLLDYIVPDFVHVLEGGRIVKSGTKELALELEEKGYDWIKEEAAESVKS encoded by the coding sequence ATGCTTGAAATAAAAAATTTAAGAGCCTCTGTAAATGGAATCGAAATCCTGAGGGGGGTAACCCTCACAGTAAATGAAGGCGAGGTACATGCCATTATGGGACCTAACGGTTCCGGGAAAAGTACACTGGCTTCCGTTTTATCGGGAAGGGATGATTATGAAGTTACAGAGGGTGAAGTATTATTTGATGGAGTGAATTTACTTGAACTGAATGTAGAGGACCGTGCACGGCAGGGCATCTTCCTTGCCTTCCAGTACCCGGTAGAAATTCCGGGAGTAAGCAATGCAAATTTTCTGAAAACGGCCGTAAACGAGACCCGTAAATCAAAGGGCCTGGAACCCATGCAGGCGAAAGAATTTCTTACAATGATGCGCGAAAAGATGAAGCTGCTGGAAATGGACCTGAAGCTTACTTCACGCTCGGTAAATGAAGGCTTTAGCGGAGGTGAAAAAAAACGCAATGAGATTTTTCAAATGGCGATGCTGAATCCACGGCTGGCCATACTGGATGAAACTGACAGTGGACTTGATATAGATGCACTGCGTATTGTTGCAGCGGGAGTGAACCATCTTCACCGCAGTGACAATGCATTTATTGTAATAACCCATTACCAGCGGCTGCTGGATTACATTGTTCCTGATTTTGTACATGTGCTGGAAGGTGGACGTATTGTAAAGTCAGGGACTAAGGAACTTGCTCTTGAGCTCGAGGAAAAAGGATACGATTGGATAAAAGAAGAAGCTGCCGAAAGTGTTAAGTCATGA